From one Geoalkalibacter halelectricus genomic stretch:
- a CDS encoding L,D-transpeptidase family protein, giving the protein MTRNKALKLLPLLTLTLTLAWVCEALAWQPRNREESIITARLPAPLVGEPRPYIIGLEEDLINLAWRSGVGYGALVRANPDVDPWLPAPGTSVVLPLSAVLPAGAKPGVTINLAELRLYLIWQEGEDTLVRYYPIGIGREGRETPLGEFHVANRAKNPSWTPPPSVRAERPYLPGTVPPGPDNPLGDFWIGLNDRRIGIHGTNQPFGVGRQVSSGCIRMYPDHISDLFYRVQTGTHVDIIYQPIKLGQRDGTLYLEVHPDERATLGDPLAEVLRQKALVADGSRLDLDLVRFALAEKSGLPVPVSAR; this is encoded by the coding sequence ATGACCCGGAACAAAGCCTTGAAGCTGTTGCCCCTGCTCACCCTGACCCTGACGCTTGCCTGGGTGTGCGAGGCCCTGGCCTGGCAGCCGCGCAACCGCGAGGAGTCCATCATCACCGCCCGCCTGCCCGCGCCCCTGGTCGGCGAGCCCAGGCCCTACATCATCGGCCTTGAGGAAGACCTCATCAACCTCGCCTGGCGCTCGGGGGTCGGCTACGGTGCCCTGGTGCGCGCCAACCCGGACGTGGATCCCTGGCTGCCGGCTCCCGGCACCTCGGTGGTTTTACCCCTGTCGGCCGTGCTCCCTGCCGGGGCTAAACCCGGCGTCACCATCAACCTGGCCGAGTTGCGCCTCTATCTCATCTGGCAAGAAGGCGAGGACACCCTGGTGCGCTATTACCCCATTGGGATCGGGCGCGAGGGGCGCGAAACACCCCTGGGCGAATTTCATGTCGCCAACCGTGCCAAAAACCCCTCGTGGACGCCGCCGCCCTCGGTGCGCGCGGAGCGCCCCTACCTGCCCGGGACCGTACCGCCGGGACCGGACAACCCGCTGGGGGATTTCTGGATCGGCCTCAACGACCGCCGCATCGGCATTCACGGCACCAACCAGCCCTTTGGCGTCGGTCGCCAAGTCAGCAGCGGTTGCATCCGCATGTATCCGGATCACATCAGTGACCTTTTCTATCGGGTTCAGACCGGTACCCACGTCGACATCATCTACCAGCCTATCAAACTCGGTCAGCGCGACGGCACCCTGTACCTGGAGGTTCATCCGGATGAGCGCGCAACCCTAGGCGACCCTCTGGCGGAGGTCCTGCGGCAGAAGGCGCTTGTGGCCGACGGCAGTCGCCTCGATCTGGATCTGGTGCGCTTTGCCCTGGCGGAGAAAAGCGGCCTGCCGGTGCCCGTTTCGGCGCGCTGA
- a CDS encoding SDR family oxidoreductase — MASEAKAEKPILVTGATGYIGGRLVPRLLDAGYPVRAMVRNPEKVRGRAWAARSGVELTQGDVFDPASLVAAAHGCRAAYYLVHSMNPRADDFSRADRQAAQNMAAAAEQEGLEQIIYLSGLGEEGEGLSKHLRSRAEVARVLRQGATPVTVLRAAMIIGSGSASFEILRYLVERLPVMITPRWIDTPCQPIAVRNVLAYLVGCLACPRAVGETFDIGQPEIISYRRLMHIYAEEAGLRRRLIFPVPVLTPRLSSYWIHLVTPVPASLARPLAEGLRNEVVCRDHRIRDLIPQDLLDARQAIRAALEKTQRREVETSWSDAGAAPAAEWGFDHDPAWAGGTLFQDLRRILVEADAPTVWRQVLRLGGQCGWNCGDWLWRVRGLIDRLLGGVGLRRTQPSGAEPRVGDTLDFWRVAEVEPERRLLLVAEMKLPGRATLEFELRQQPTGQTELRQINRFVPRGLGGIIYWYLVTPFHALVFRGLLQGIARQAEAKAASNMRPEG; from the coding sequence ATGGCATCCGAGGCGAAGGCTGAAAAACCGATTCTGGTCACCGGAGCAACCGGCTATATCGGGGGCCGGTTGGTGCCGCGGTTGCTCGATGCCGGTTACCCGGTGCGTGCCATGGTGCGCAATCCGGAAAAAGTACGCGGCCGCGCTTGGGCAGCTAGAAGCGGGGTGGAGTTGACGCAGGGTGATGTGTTCGATCCTGCCTCCCTGGTCGCGGCCGCCCATGGCTGCCGGGCAGCCTACTACCTCGTCCACTCCATGAACCCGAGGGCCGATGATTTTTCCCGTGCGGATCGGCAGGCGGCGCAAAACATGGCCGCTGCCGCCGAGCAGGAAGGCCTCGAGCAGATCATCTACCTGAGCGGCCTGGGCGAGGAGGGTGAGGGGCTGAGCAAACACCTGCGCTCGCGTGCCGAGGTGGCGCGGGTTTTGCGCCAGGGTGCAACGCCGGTGACGGTTCTGCGCGCCGCCATGATTATCGGTTCGGGCAGTGCTTCCTTTGAAATCCTGCGCTACCTGGTTGAGCGTCTGCCGGTCATGATCACGCCCCGCTGGATCGACACGCCTTGCCAGCCCATCGCCGTGCGCAATGTCCTTGCCTATCTCGTCGGCTGCCTCGCTTGCCCGCGGGCTGTTGGAGAGACCTTCGACATCGGTCAGCCCGAAATCATCTCCTACCGGCGCCTCATGCACATCTACGCCGAAGAAGCCGGTCTACGCCGGCGCCTGATCTTTCCGGTGCCGGTGTTGACTCCGCGCTTGAGTTCCTACTGGATTCACCTGGTGACGCCGGTACCCGCATCGCTGGCACGACCTCTGGCGGAGGGGCTGCGCAATGAGGTGGTGTGCCGGGATCACAGGATTCGCGACCTGATTCCCCAGGATTTGCTCGACGCACGCCAAGCCATACGAGCAGCCTTGGAGAAGACGCAGCGCCGCGAGGTTGAAACCTCCTGGTCCGACGCCGGGGCGGCGCCGGCGGCGGAATGGGGTTTTGATCATGACCCCGCCTGGGCCGGCGGAACCCTGTTTCAGGATCTGCGCCGCATCCTGGTCGAGGCCGATGCGCCAACCGTCTGGCGCCAGGTGCTGCGACTCGGCGGTCAGTGCGGTTGGAATTGCGGTGATTGGCTGTGGCGGGTGCGCGGCCTGATCGACCGTCTGCTGGGTGGTGTCGGATTGCGTCGCACGCAACCAAGCGGCGCGGAGCCTCGGGTGGGCGACACCCTGGATTTTTGGCGGGTGGCGGAGGTGGAGCCGGAGCGGCGCCTGTTGCTGGTCGCCGAAATGAAACTGCCCGGCCGGGCGACGCTGGAGTTCGAGTTGCGGCAGCAGCCCACCGGGCAAACCGAACTGCGCCAGATCAACCGTTTCGTGCCGCGCGGCCTCGGCGGTATCATCTATTGGTATCTCGTGACGCCCTTTCACGCCCTGGTGTTTCGCGGCCTCCTGCAGGGCATCGCGCGTCAGGCCGAGGCGAAAGCGGCTTCCAACATGCGTCCGGAGGGTTGA
- a CDS encoding cation:proton antiporter domain-containing protein codes for MNVSMEHIFTEMALILGISAAIGFLATRLKQPLIVAFIAVGILVGPSGLDLVASHQQMHLLAEMGIAILLFVVGLKLDLHLIRTMGPVALATGLGQVLFTSVFGFLIALGLGMSPIGALYVAVALTFSSTIIIVKLLSDKREIDSLHGRIAIGFLIVQDIAVVLAMILLTALGAGDESGGLMLASIGVIIKGIFLLATLGLLMRYVLPRLMDQVARSQELLLLFSIAWAVLLASGGELLGFSKEVGAFLAGISLATTPYREAISSRLVSLRDFLLLFFFINLGSQLDLSVLGAQIGSALIFSVFVLIGNPIIVMIIMGIMGYRKRTGFLAGLTVAQISEFSLILAALGLSLGHIDQETMGLVTLVGLITIGTSTYMILYSHQLYEKISPLLGIFERRIPHRERDEDSSDHTEEADVILFGLGRYGRNIATNLLARHKRVLGVDFDPQVVAECRVQGLPVRYGDAEDPEILEHLPLHSTQWVVNATPGYEANLTLLKALRAHGFGGKVVLTAHSTAEARMYREAGADRVLWPFVDAAEQAVDYLTTSTDTISANIPWPVTLGEVRLRPGSHAVGKHIRDLDVRALTGASIIAVDRAGQSHFDPGPDFLLMAADRLVLLGARESLDKAKGLLEESKAQETEPGGRTFRIEEVPLIVDSPWQGRSLAELNLRGRCGITVIGIRRGEEKITSPSPNEILRPGDVLVVVGSLDAIENACRQQP; via the coding sequence ATGAACGTGTCCATGGAACATATTTTTACCGAAATGGCGCTGATTCTCGGGATCAGCGCGGCGATCGGTTTTCTCGCCACCCGCCTCAAGCAACCGCTCATCGTCGCCTTTATCGCGGTGGGTATTCTGGTCGGACCCTCGGGGCTCGATCTGGTGGCATCACACCAGCAGATGCATCTGCTCGCCGAGATGGGCATCGCCATCCTGCTCTTCGTCGTCGGCCTCAAGCTCGACCTGCACCTCATCCGCACCATGGGTCCCGTCGCCCTGGCAACCGGCCTGGGCCAGGTGCTGTTCACCTCGGTGTTTGGTTTTCTCATCGCCCTGGGCCTGGGCATGAGTCCCATCGGCGCCCTGTATGTGGCCGTCGCGCTGACTTTTTCCAGTACCATCATCATCGTCAAGCTGCTCTCCGATAAACGCGAGATCGACTCGCTGCACGGGCGCATCGCCATCGGCTTTCTCATCGTGCAGGACATCGCCGTGGTCCTGGCCATGATCCTGCTCACCGCCCTGGGCGCCGGCGACGAATCGGGCGGCCTGATGCTGGCGAGCATCGGCGTCATCATCAAGGGCATCTTCCTGCTTGCAACCCTCGGCCTGCTGATGCGCTACGTGCTGCCGCGCCTGATGGATCAGGTGGCCCGCTCCCAGGAACTGCTGCTGCTTTTCTCCATCGCCTGGGCGGTGCTTCTGGCCAGCGGCGGCGAGTTGCTCGGGTTCAGCAAGGAGGTCGGCGCCTTTCTCGCCGGCATCTCCCTGGCGACCACGCCCTACCGCGAGGCCATCAGTTCGCGCCTGGTGAGTCTGCGCGATTTTCTACTGCTGTTTTTCTTCATCAACCTGGGCTCGCAACTCGATCTCTCGGTGTTGGGCGCCCAGATCGGTTCGGCCTTGATCTTCTCCGTCTTCGTGCTGATCGGCAACCCAATTATCGTCATGATCATCATGGGGATCATGGGCTACCGCAAGCGCACCGGCTTTCTGGCCGGCCTGACGGTTGCGCAGATCAGTGAATTCTCCCTGATCCTCGCCGCCCTGGGCTTGTCTCTCGGCCATATCGACCAGGAGACCATGGGCCTGGTTACCCTGGTCGGCCTCATCACTATCGGCACCTCGACCTACATGATCCTCTACAGCCACCAACTCTATGAAAAGATCTCCCCCCTGCTGGGGATCTTCGAGCGCCGCATTCCCCACCGCGAACGCGATGAGGACAGCAGCGACCACACCGAGGAGGCCGATGTCATCCTCTTCGGCTTGGGGCGCTACGGCCGCAACATCGCCACGAATCTGCTGGCGCGCCACAAACGGGTTTTGGGGGTTGATTTCGACCCGCAGGTCGTGGCCGAGTGTCGCGTGCAAGGCCTGCCGGTACGTTACGGCGACGCCGAGGATCCGGAAATTCTCGAACACCTGCCCCTGCACTCGACCCAATGGGTGGTCAACGCCACACCGGGCTACGAAGCCAACCTGACCCTGCTCAAGGCCCTGCGCGCCCACGGCTTCGGCGGCAAGGTGGTGCTGACCGCCCACAGCACCGCCGAAGCGCGCATGTATCGCGAGGCCGGTGCCGACCGGGTGCTCTGGCCTTTCGTCGACGCCGCCGAGCAGGCGGTCGATTACCTCACCACCTCCACCGACACCATTTCGGCCAACATTCCCTGGCCGGTAACCCTCGGAGAGGTGCGCTTGCGGCCGGGTTCCCACGCCGTGGGCAAGCACATTCGCGACCTGGATGTGCGCGCCCTCACCGGCGCCAGCATCATCGCCGTCGATCGCGCCGGACAAAGCCATTTCGATCCGGGGCCGGATTTTCTGCTCATGGCCGCCGATCGCCTGGTGTTGCTCGGCGCGCGTGAAAGCCTGGACAAAGCCAAGGGCCTCCTTGAAGAGAGCAAGGCGCAAGAGACTGAGCCTGGCGGCCGAACCTTTAGGATCGAAGAGGTGCCCCTGATCGTGGATTCGCCTTGGCAGGGACGCTCCCTGGCGGAACTCAACCTACGCGGGCGCTGTGGGATCACGGTTATCGGCATTCGCCGCGGCGAGGAAAAAATCACCTCGCCCTCACCCAACGAAATCCTGCGCCCCGGAGACGTTCTGGTTGTAGTCGGCAGTCTCGACGCCATCGAGAACGCCTGTCGCCAGCAGCCCTGA
- a CDS encoding SRPBCC family protein: MKIHRLFFRQRLPVDPDSCWTFFSDPANLREITPPSLDLRVTSTLLPRMHAGMIICYRIRPLAGMALTWVTEITQVREPFFFVDEQRFGPYRFWHHQHHFRPVTGGVEMDDEVHYALPLGWLGAAANQLLVRRRLEHIFSYRREILCRRFGVMPQNIGP; encoded by the coding sequence ATGAAGATCCATCGGCTGTTTTTTCGCCAGCGCCTGCCCGTCGATCCGGATTCCTGCTGGACATTTTTTTCCGATCCCGCCAACCTGCGCGAAATCACGCCACCGTCCCTGGATCTCCGCGTCACCTCGACCCTGCTGCCGCGCATGCATGCCGGCATGATCATCTGCTACCGCATTCGTCCCCTGGCGGGCATGGCCCTGACCTGGGTCACCGAGATCACCCAGGTGCGTGAGCCGTTTTTCTTTGTCGACGAGCAACGCTTCGGGCCCTACCGCTTCTGGCACCACCAGCATCATTTTCGACCCGTTACCGGCGGAGTGGAGATGGACGACGAGGTGCATTATGCCCTGCCCCTGGGTTGGTTGGGGGCGGCCGCGAACCAGTTGCTGGTCAGACGGCGGCTGGAGCACATCTTCAGCTACAGGCGCGAGATCCTTTGTCGACGTTTTGGGGTTATGCCCCAGAACATTGGGCCTTAA